A single region of the Silene latifolia isolate original U9 population chromosome 8, ASM4854445v1, whole genome shotgun sequence genome encodes:
- the LOC141594926 gene encoding secreted RxLR effector protein 161-like, translating to MQCPRNELERKEMERIPYASVVGSLNYVQTCTRPDISFAVGMLGRYQSNPGMDHWKAAKKVLRYLQGTKELMLTYRRSDHLEVIGYSDSDYAGCVDSRKSTFGYLFLLAEGAVSWKSGKQSVIATSTMEAEFVACFEATIHALWLRNFISGLGIVDSIAKPLRIYCDYSAAVFFSKNDKYSKGAKHMELKFLSVKEEVQKQRVSFEHIRTDKMVADPLTKGLPPKAFIGHVERMGVVSKALLL from the coding sequence ATGCAATGTCCCCGTAATGAGCTGGAacgaaaagaaatggagagaattCCCTATGCATCTGTGGTTGGGAGTTTGAACTATGTTCAGAcatgtactcgaccagatatcaGCTTTGCTGTTGGAATGTTGGGTCGGTACCAAAGTAATCCCGGGATGGACCACTGGAAAGCTGCAAAGAAGGTCCTTAGGTACTTGCAAGGCACTAAGGAGCTCATGCTTACTTATAGGAGATCCGATCATCTTGAGGTGATTGGTTATTCAGATTCAGATTATGCCGGATGTGTTGATAGTAGAAAATCAACATTTGGCTACTTGTTCCTTTTAGCTGAAGGGGCAGTATCATGGAAAAGTGGGAAGCAGTCTGTCATTGCTACTTCTACTATGGAAGCTGAATTTGTGGCATGCTTTGAGGCCACTATTCATGCATTGTGGTTGCGAAATTTTATCTCGGGACTTGGGATCGTCGATAGTATAGCCAAGCCGCTGAGAATTTATTGTGACTATTCTGCAGCCGTCTTCTTCTCTAAGAACGATAAATACTCCAAGGGTGCTAAACACATGGAATTAAAGTTTTTATCGGTCAAAGAGGAGGTACAGAAGCAAAGAGTGTCATTTGAGCATATAAGAACGGATAAAATGGTGGCAGATCCATTAACTAAGGGATTACCACCCAAGGCGTTCATTGGCCATGTAGAACGCATGGGTGTTGTATCAAAGGCCTTGTTATTATGA